Sequence from the Drosophila innubila isolate TH190305 chromosome 3L unlocalized genomic scaffold, UK_Dinn_1.0 0_D_3L, whole genome shotgun sequence genome:
TCTGGTGCAACTTTCATGCAATTGATTTTCCATGAACTTCAATTTGCATGTTTGGGCTGAAGTTGCTGGGGGTTTAAAGAGGGGAAGGGGTTTAGTTTTGGCCTTTTCCGCAAGTTTTGCATGcaattgtcattgtcattgctttggcgttttgttgttgtttatgctgTTGACCTGTCTAGAGATTTATTTTTACCTGCTGCCCATTTGGAGCacattatgtaaatttttcattgaaaaCTGGTTCGCGTTTTCAATTTCGTTCACTTGACTTGCCGAATCGAAGCAATtcctgttgctattgttgtttttttcattcGTATCGCATTAAGCGATCTTTTTTTAAAGAGTCTTTTTCGCTTGATTTTATAGTAGGCTCATTTTAATTGGCAACTGCAGTTAACACACACTGTGCattttttatgacaaaatgGCAATTAAAGGCATGCAAATCATGTTAAATCAAGACTCGAGAGTCAAGGTTTGTGtttttggaaattaaaaacCCCTGATCAAATACCTACAAATTCGGGCAGACAAAAGAGTAAGCAACAGTTGACAAGAAAGTggtaaaaatgcaatttacttaagttggcaaatttatgaaaataaacacGACAATATCAAACATGTCAAACAAAATAGCACTTGCCTTTAggctttaaaattgaaatgtgagTGCAGTTCTTTGTATATTGTAGATAAGGTAAATACAGGTGCGTTTTACAGAGATTTATATGACAAATATATCgtatcaatttttatcaaaataatgtaaaattggtatttatttatttatttaatgtcaaccaAGAAGagttaactaaaattattgtaaaattatagaaaatatgtaaaattaaaaatttaaaattaaagctgaaatgattaaaaacatacaaattaaaaacatttaaaagtataaaagtaaattttgtacattaaataaataataaattttatacatacaaaattaaatagaaattattaaaacaattctGAAATATTCTTAGGAAGCTCTCTAAGTAATTGTCAAAGTTTAGAGGCTTGCCTCATTAATTTCTGTTAAGTTTTAGTACttaattttcaaacatattGCTTGCAAATACATTGTTAACTATAATTTTGCTCAGTGGAGTTAACAGTACTCGTAGCTTGCACATTTACAACTTAACGGTAGCGCCACGACATTGCGAGGTCTTTGCAACAACATCAGTAACAAtcttaacaacaacagcaacagtaacaactacaatgacaacaatagcaacgataacaacaaaaagcattGAATAAGGTTAGCAACTGATGACACGATTGCagctctccctttctctcagTCTTTAACTGTGTTGCTATCTCGCTCACAGATTCATACGTGCTTACGAGTGCAGCAAATGAGATAGGCACCCGCATAGCTGTGCAAACTTTTAacgtggcagcagcaactggaCAACGGGACAACTGGCCAACTGGACAAAGTTGGCCGGGAGACAGCGAGGCCATTTCATTATGTAAACACTGCAAGGAAAACAAGAAATCTGGCAACAAATCTAtagaaaaaagtgtttttatttaacattgatGGGGCGTCGGGATGTGGACTGAGACCCGAACAAGCCggccaactgactgactgactaactgactgacttagcCAGGCTATATGAGCACGTCTATTGGGAATCTGTAACTGTTGTTGCCGCACTCGCAGTTGCAGTCATAGCCGGTCCGGCTCCAGTTGCGTGTTGCAGCCACTATTATGAATAAACATGTGGCACATGTAAGTTGTCGCTGTCTCTCTTGGCCTGGCATACATATCTgtaagtatttaatattagcCAGCTTTGGAAAATGTcatagaaatgaaaatgaaaatcaaaaaagagaGCAAAGTGATTTTCGGGCTTTGCAATTAGCCATAAACATAACACAAACCAAAGGAAACACGCTTCAGCTGCAAACTCGTATTTCCTGGCTTTTCCTAGCCTAGTGTCTGCCAGTTGTCTGGCAGGCTCTTGTCTCCTTGTCCGCCTGTCCGCCTGTCAGCCCGTCTCACTGTCAGCCTGTCTGTTTACTTCAACGCGTTTGCCTTCTGGCCAACAGCTGCCATTTAAGGCAAGAGAGTCAGGAGATGCGCCATGATTATAGTCAATCGACCCATCGTGAGCCTAAATtatgacaataattttatgttaataactCAAACCTGAACTTTATGCCAACAATTTTTggctgtaaaaaaaagaattgcaGTCGGGATGCTTGACTGCTTTCAGTTTTGTGTTGCAGCCTGCAGTTGAAATGCTCAAATATTGCTTGAACCAATTGTGTAATGAGGCGCAAGAAATGTCTAGATTCGTTAGCTTAGTACGGCCAtggggcgtatgcgtaataatGCCCATGGCCAATTGAAAGGCGCGCTCAAAAGTGCAGGCTTAATTAGACAATTTCTCTATTATGGGGTATCGAATGCCTTTCACAAACAACACAAATCCCCACTCAACGCTCAATTACAGCTGTAGCTAATCAAAAGGgcattgatttttatgaacTGCGAACTGTACATCAAATCTCTGTAGCTGGGAATGAAAATCGGAATGGGCCTGGCTAAGATGCTGATGCTAAGGCCTGGCTTTGAGGCTGGCCAGCCAATTGTTGTTTGCCATGTTGATGGTGCTGGCGATGTCGATGGCGATGGCGTCACTTGTACTTGTACAAATCTTTGTATTTAAACGAAACGTGCTCTAGCAAAAACTTAACTTAACCATCATGAtgcaagagagaaagaaagttGCTTGATCTTTAGACGGGCTCATAAACGGAGCAATCGCCAGCATagacaagaaaaaaaactagtcggaaatgCTATAGTCAAGATCCCGACTGTAGAATACCCGtttcttatttcaatatatgtatttaaaagtactttatagaaattactatttaataaaaactactgcataatTTTGGGTGCAAGTATTGCCttcattattaataactttggctacctattactgccgttctacttgtccaatcttgatgcgattaagAGGGATAACAggttaatattaatagataacgttaataatcataaaaaacgtattatcttactTATCTGTGGGTGCAGtggacagacaaacagacgaacatggctatatcgactcgtctgttgatgctgatcaagaatatatatactttacaggctcggagatgcctccttctccctgtaacatacattccaatgaacataatatacttttaaattttttttatgtaacgggtataaaaataagggTCCGGTCTGAGTCCGGGTGCAGTCCGGACGCCGGACAGTTGTTGACGGGGTCAGACATAGTCCAGCCTGTGTGGAGTGGCCCGTCACGTTAGGGCCACATTCACAGACAATCATAAGCAACTACAGAAGCGGCCTCGAGTCTTGGCCATAATGTGCatattgcagttttttttcttctgttttttgtttatcgctTCTCGCTTTTGACAATAAATTGCCTTGGCGGTGGCTTTGCCCGCGTTACCTTTAACGAAGTGTGAAAGATGTCGGCTCTGATTCGATGCGATTGCGCCACAGTGGCATGCCACTGCACCAGCCAGCACACGCTGcaaggtttcatttttttccctttttttttttgctctctgTGCACCGTGAAGATGTAGTTAACAACGTGACTATGTAATCAGCATCAGTAGCAAAAGGCTAGGAAGTCGCCCAGCTGCTTTATTGGCCAGCTTCAGCTTGACTGCTCCCAAACTGGCCGCTGTCCCAAAActtcaaatgattttttaagcaCTATACAACAGACTCGTTTTGTCTCGTttctaatcaaattaatttcgcCAGCtgcacacaacaacacactaacacacacacggacAGATCACACGTTTGAGTCTTAAATTGGGATTGCGCATACGCAGAGTGTAACTGccatatatacttatacttgtattgaattttataacgTCTATCCACATAATTATGACGAAAGTCGTGTGAGCCAAAGGTGAAGGGTGATCCAGTCATATTGCATGCCGCATACAATTATCTAAGTTTTTATGATTTgtgcaataatatttattaatacaatCAGACTTGCATTACTCGAACTTCTATAACTCAAAGCAAATCGACTTGCAATTTCGTTTAGTgcgaaaatattttacaattttttttatccatAACTTGCACTTACTTCATAGCCATAAGTCTAGTTTTCTgtgaaaaatctaaaattatatacaacatTTATCGTGATTTTTCGTTGAGCTGCTGTAGCGATGCCTTCCAGGGATGGTAAATCAGATTCCTAAACTAGAGTACTTGATGTGGtcttgataaataaataaattatcaatGATAAATGCATAACTCAATAATTGCTTAATAAAACAATCAAGCATCTTTAGGTGTTCGTAGGTCTTTGGGatcttttgtttgctttaactTTATTCtgctgtaaataaaataataaataaataattgtatgttatttttttaactactttacatttacacatacaaaatttacaaaaattgccGCAATTATCGCCAAGgtgtatttattgaaaaatacataaaGAATAATTTTACTACTTATTTAGtatgaatatgtataattaaatattgttaattaacaaaaaaaaattaattttgtggttagtttgtttttaaaaattttaaactgatttaaaagctcaaaattatttatttaaattgtttttgcacatacaaaaataggcaaagaattatttaatattttgaattaaagtaaagtaattgaaataattttatgtaagacactagaatttttgttaatttttggtaTGTAGGCGAGCTTAATATATACtgaatttctatttaattccGTCAATATCCCAAACTTGCCCTTTTATTACATAATTCAGCGAAAATCCACCCACAATTTCGGATTTCCGCAATCGAGACCAGCGGGAATCTGGTTTCAGGCagtcacaatcacaatcacctGAAACCGAAAGGTGAAGTGCTCGGCGTTCACTGCGAGGTGAGAGGTGACCAAGGCTGTCGTCGTGTCGTCGCTGTTATTGGCCAATGCAAACTTCGGCTCTGGAATTTGAACGGAAGCAATGTTTTAAGGTTTCCTTAAGCGACTGCCACTGCTTTAGCTATATATCATTCGTGATTTAAGGTCCTTGcgaaatattaagaatttgttTCTCACACTTTCGATACAAATGCCAATCAATGAATTCTCATTTAGCGAGATTTtcaaattacacaaattaGTCTTCAATGCGGCGGCagtaaatttacaatatttaattgatttgaaatggataacaaataaacaacatttaaaaaattctttttacatatatacaagcAAATGAACGTACTCCAACGAATGTATTcgccaaatatttaaatcagttaattgatttgaaaattgaattatgacGCCGAAATTCTTTCGTCGTGTTcccatttaaaattgaacatCTTAAAAGTGAATAATTGAATTGCAAATATATCAGATATATACTCATATGTTTTAAAGTGAATAAACTTTGAATTTATGtgatatattcataaaaattgtcattttaaaacattttaaatatttatttgcaataaatttatttaataattattattattgaaattaaaatgggcgcaattaaataattgtaagtacattttaattatagctgcctgtatatttaatttataacaaatttttcccacacacacagcattaattaattttaaaaaggcaAACTGATGAGCACGAAAATTGGTgtcaaatttaactaattgaatttaattaaagagtTTTGTGTAATACAACGAAATATTGAAGCTTCGTTTCTGCTTGAAATTGTTCaccttaattattattaatgagtGCCAatattgtgtgtttgtgtatgtgtatttttgtgaAGCGCGCACAATTaaaacttacaaaaaatatttaaaaaaaccgtTGACAATGCGACGAACATTAGCTGCGGTTAATGACTTCTGCAACATATagtactcacacacatacatgcagaGTTGTATACCAAATTTAGAGttcacttttgttgttgttcttgtgtagctgcagcaactgcaacgccgactgcgacagcgattGCTAATGATGTCGTTGATGTGTTGCATGTATTGTGAGGCTGACGCTAAAGCAGCGGTCAGGGTCGTCAGTTATCCGCTCTGTGATCAACTCCGGGACCGCCATTTAAATGATGGGCCCCCAAGAGAAGCCGTCACAGCGATTGCTAATTGCTTAGACTAATTGCGCTTAGCTGCCGGCTATGAAAAGCCGTTCAAGAAAGTACCAATCATGGTTTCAGTTAATATAACACCGACCGTTATTTCTTTGACTAACAGTTTACCTTGCCGCTAGACGCTGCTCTATGCTCTCTTGGGGTGTCCAAGTAAGTGAGTATTTACCCTTTTGCCATGCGGCGTGTGCAATTAAAGCACAATTTAACGCCGCGGCGTTGCCGCTGCACGCAACTGggcaagtttgttgcctaagtcttttgttttggttttatgtAATCGAATCAAAGGAATAGACGAAAGATTATtcgatttattattatgtatttacaaattttgggCAAGTCTTAAAGTAAATGTTGTGTTTAAGTTTGCGTTTaaagttttcctttttttaattttctttttttagcaTGCTCAACTTGAGGTCAAAGATGAGTTGTTTTGAGCCTGCATCATTTCGATCAGCTTCTTCAGCTTGTTGTGCTTCTTCAGATAGGCGCTCTTCTCATGTGCCAGCTTAACAGTTGTtatgtctgttgttgttgtaattgttggcTTTTGTGTTGTGGATGTTGTAGTTGTGCTTGTTGCtaacgttgttgttatttctgaAGCAACTGCCGCGGCAGTTGGGCTGCTGCTGGGCGCTACAGTTGTGGAGGAGCTGACTGACTGTTGTGGCAATTCGTTGTACTCCTCCATCTCTGTCTCAGCGTCAGCCTCCGCctcctgcttctgctgctcctTCAACGGCGCTTGCCAATCCAGCGGCTTCTCCTCCgctggcagcagctgcaactgcaaagAGATGATGCATGTGATTatgacatggacatggacatgaaCATGGACATGGATATGGATGTGGTGGGGAAATGGTAAATGAGCATGAAGCAAATGTTGTTGCGATTGCGATTGGTGGCGAATGGTGGCGAGTGGTGGGTGTGCGTGTtgctctgtgtgtgcgtgtgtgtgtatgtaggtGTAGCTCTTGTGcaaaaagcatttataaaagTGTCAAAAGCGTtaagttgttgtagttgggatttcgttattttttttctcattttcatttggctTTAATTTGATGTTGTACACGCAATTTACAAAAACGTCAACGACTCCTTATACTCTTCTTAATATATGCATATCAGTAGCGCAGATAACGCTTGCGATTATCATATTGTCTTACATAGTTCCATGGCGCATATTTGGCCTTCTCGTAGGCCTTGTATTTCTTGGTCTTTGCATTGTATTTGCCCTGCAGCTTATTAGGCACAATTGCAGTGTACTTGATGCCCACTCCGGGCACATATTGTGCTGCCAAGGCGGGCACACTCACAGTTCCCGTTCccgctccagctccagctcctgGTGTGCTGTACGGAGTCAAAAGATCGCCATAGTTGCGCTTGGGCGGCAGATTGTTGTAGTTGGCCGGCGCATAGGGTCCGGCGGGTATGATCCAAGTGCGTGGACGTGACGGAGGCGGCAGCACATAGCtgaaacacatttaaaataagaaatgaaaagtcgAGTTAAATGTAACATTATTACACTTACACATATGGCTTCGGGTTGGGTATATCATCACTTTGATCCTCCCAAACTGGCGCCGGTTCGCGATATGGCTGACGTGGCGGTGTGGGCGTGGTACGTGGCGGCGGTGGCACAATCGGTCCAGTGTTTGTGCCCCAGTCGACGCGTATCGCTTGGCAGCTCGCACCGAGGCAGATGACTAGCAGCAGGAGAATTGATTGCtgtaaaaagtaattaaaaattttataaaactacgtaaaaataatttaaaaaaattaaatttagagaTTAAACATTGATTACttaagttttaacaaagttaagAAACTTCCATTCGGTATTGACATCCAAAAACACAGTCGCAACATGttgtacaaatttatttgcaccTGCCACAAAATTTGACTCGTTCGACTCGCTTTGCCTTTTAGTTTATACAATTTCAACATAGTTTGCAAATCGAATGCGTATTTAATGCTCTGCTAACCAATTAAATACGCTTTATTTAGATGCATCGAGCATGGTGCACTTGAACTCGATAAGATACAAAACGattcaaaagttaaaaaatttaataacacaTTAATTACATGACGACTTACAACAATGTCAAGTTTGTACGcgtacaaatataataatcaacgcaaattgttgttaacaTTATGGCATTGTCTCGCATTGTTTcgtctgcttgttgttgttgtttacactcttattgttgcttttatatatatgagaaATTTCTCAACATACTGACATAATTTAACATGTTGAAGTTAAAGCAGACTCTCTGTTAGAAATTGTTTGTCTGatcaaaatttgttgaaaagttaaaagtcattctttgtctttgtgatttatttattattattatgataaatatttataatgaaaatatttgctttgttaATTGAAATAGTTTGTTTAATAATGGATTTATAGTTGATTAATTACGTTGCATTCATACAAGGCTTAAAAAGGTGCGATTTTTTATTGTCTGACAattgactatttttttttgtattttatgaattaatttttattattgtactacatatataaaaaccGTTTGAAAGCTTAAACATTGTTGACTTTATGactctttattatttatttatgcattgtgAACATTGTCACCGGCTCCCAAGTGCTTTTGCCGCTAATGATCAATTAGGAGCCGTTAAACATGCTAATGCGATTTAAAACGCTACAAAAACCGCGCGAAAGGTGCTTAATGTGAATCGAGGCGGAACTCAGATAGGGGGACAAATGGGGGAAACAGATTTTTACAATGTAAAAATTGTTCatagttgcaacttgcaagttGGCCAACTCACAGACAATCGGCAATCGGCGCTCTCCTTGGCCAAATTTTGTATGTTGCCAATTTGTCAAACGGTCGGCGCTTTTGACAATATGCACAAAAGATATCGATACATCTGATTTATCGATGCCACCTGCATGCAACATTGCAGtgaacatgtgtgtgtgtgtgtgtgtgggtgactGTCTGACTTATTGCACCTTTGCTcctctttattatttttgttttttgctttgcgATTCTCTTAGCTTCATTTTCGAATGGCTTTTCAAAAGATCAGAATTCGTTGAATGTTGCAAATTGAATGTGTCAGCTTAAGCAATTACGATAAACATGTAAACAAATGAGTGAGCGGTGCTCGTATGCATATACTTTTTTGACTCACTGTGATGTGCTGGCACATCACTTTTAGATGCAACACTATAAATAAAGTTGGCAAAGCTTTTGCATGTTTTAAGTGCTCatattactttttataccctgtggcCGCAATGTGAAGTAGATGGAGTGGTTTATATTTGTAGAAtagtatgtaaatttaatggaCTGCACTCACTACTCACACACAGAAGATGATATTCCCTTCCCCATTGCTTTTTATAGATTGTGCTCTGCGATGGCGTGTTAATAGGGTATGATGTCCCACTTTAATGCGCCCCATTAACCACACATCAAATCAGAGTCAAGCCTTCTTGTaagcaataaaatgaaagcaaattaGAGCGTGTATACGTCAATCTTAACGGCATCGATCTTGATCAGCAAGAGCAGCTGAGTCAGGCGAGGTAAGATTGACTGCATGTCGAGATGAatgtacacatatgtatatgtacacaGATCAGAGATTGTgaagatttatttttacagaATTTCGATACAATAGCAACgtaaaaccatttaaaaagaCATGTGGAAGAATCAGTTTAAGTTTAATGCTCAaggtaaaataatatttaatattatctacaaaatatttactaggtatttctattttattttcttcagaAATACATCTTAATGATCCGTCTGTCAATTAACTTCTGGTGTTAAATTTCGAGGTCTGCCAGGGTATCTGCTggtcattaaatatattctcaCATACTCGAACAGACTGATTGatttttgaagtttttcaTTGACATTTCAGCTGCGAATTTTATATTGCTTTGATGGCTAAACAAGTCAATAAATATTCACAATTGCAGCAATGAcgacattattttaaattcaactaACAAGAGCTTTAAGCAGTCACTTTTACAGTTTGATTTAATGGCCAAGTTTATGATGCGATAGCTGGTAAAAGAGAATAGGCTTTTTCAGTTACATCAAAATGAATGTTGCAATACAGTTGATGATCGCTAATTAAATGTCTTTAAGTTGCATATCATATTTAGCTGCTTTGATTCAATTACAGATCGAATAAGTTGGCCAAAAGCTCAACAAGCAGGGCTCTAAGACATTTAAATGGCGCAGTTGTAGCACTTGAGCAGCTTTAGCTCCAGTTTGTCAAGTGGCATGACGgcatcaaaaaatattattattttgtaacaaTGGACACTCAATTATGATCATAGCTTGAGCTTGTCTGGGCTCTTGTCACTTCCGAGACATAATGACAATGACCATGAACTTGAAATTTACTTAACTCCAAATtgaaacaacacttaaaaaaaagtggacTGTGTAATCTGAAAATTAAACCGATTTAATTTGTGATTCGCAGTTAAATACGTTTACG
This genomic interval carries:
- the LOC117788835 gene encoding uncharacterized protein LOC117788835 — translated: MQSILLLLVICLGASCQAIRVDWGTNTGPIVPPPPRTTPTPPRQPYREPAPVWEDQSDDIPNPKPYVYVLPPPSRPRTWIIPAGPYAPANYNNLPPKRNYGDLLTPYSTPGAGAGAGTGTVSVPALAAQYVPGVGIKYTAIVPNKLQGKYNAKTKKYKAYEKAKYAPWNYLQLLPAEEKPLDWQAPLKEQQKQEAEADAETEMEEYNELPQQSVSSSTTVAPSSSPTAAAVASEITTTLATSTTTTSTTQKPTITTTTDITTVKLAHEKSAYLKKHNKLKKLIEMMQAQNNSSLTSS